In the Purpureocillium takamizusanense chromosome 5, complete sequence genome, one interval contains:
- a CDS encoding uncharacterized protein (COG:E~COG:G~TransMembrane:11 (i41-62o68-88i108-125o131-155i167-187o193-213i225-244o256-280i287-308o314-331i360-382o)~EggNog:ENOG503NVXV), giving the protein MSADEKTRVSGDVVRPEASQVLPTVNPQAEKPQPAKAALHPIFYVVTWIGFSSSVILFNKWLLDTLNFRYPVILTTYHLTFATIVTQAMARWTTMLDGRKTVKMTGRVYLRAVVPIGIFFSLSLICGNLTYLYLSVAFIQMLKATTPVAVLISGWTLGVSSPNLKQFLNVSAIVVGVIIASFGEIHFVPIGVLFQIGGIIFEALRLTMVQRLLSSADFKMDPLVSLYYFAPICAVMNGVVALIWEFPKVSMAEVYHVGLFTFFLNGLCAFMLNVSVVFLIGKTSAVVLTLCGVLKDIMLVVASMMIWGTQVTPLQFFGYSIALGGMVYYKLGYDQLKGYIGEAGRQWAEFGARKPVLRKLAVIVLSVFVLFTLFGALAPTYAPAYDPTKLTNEVTNRFKTGAQ; this is encoded by the exons ATGTCTGCCGACGAGAAGACACGCGTCtcgggcgacgtcgtccgcCCGGAGGCGTCGCAGGTCCTCCCGACCGTGAACCCCCAGGCCGAGAAGCCCCAGCCCGCAAAGGCCGCGCTGCACCCGATCTTCTATGTCGT CACCTGGATCGGCTTCAGCTCCTCCGTCATCCTCTTCAACAAATGGCTCCTGGACACCCTCAACTTCC GCTACCCCGTTATCCTCACGACCTATCATCTCACCTTCGCGACAATCGTTACACAAGCCATGGCGCGATGGACGACCATGCTTGACGGCCGCAAGACGGTCAAGATGACGGGCCGCGTCTACCTGCGCGCCGTTGTCCCCATCGGCATCTTCTTCAGTCTGAGTCTGATTTGCGGAAACCTGACATACCTCTACCTCTCCGTCGCCTTCATTCAGATGCTCAAGGCCACCACCCCTGTCGCTGTTCTCATCTCAGGCTGGACTCTGGGCGTGTCCTCGCCCAACCTGAAGCAGTTCCTCAACGTCTCCGCCATTGTTGTTGGTGTCATCATCGCGTCCTTTGGCGAGATTCACTTCGTCCCAATTGGCGTGCTGTTCCAGATTGGCGGCATCATCTTTGAGGCCCTGCGTCTCACCATGGTTCAGCGCCTTCTGAGCTCTGCCGACTTCAAGATGGACCCTCTCGTCTCGCTCTACTACTTCGCGCCCATCTGCGCCGTCATGAACGGAGTTGTTGCCCTTATCTGGGAGTTCCCCAAGGTCTCCATGGCCGAGGTTTACCACGTTGGCCTCTTCACCTTTTTCTTGAACGGCCTCTGCGCATTCATGCTTAATGTCTCGGTGGTCTTCCTG ATCGGCAAGACCTCTGCCGTCGTTCTCACCCTTTGCGGTGTCCTCAAGGACATCATGCTTGTCGTCGCCTCTATGATGATCTGGGGCACGCAGGTCACCCCTCTGCAGTTCTTCGGTTACTCCATCGCCCTGGGCGGCATGGTTTACTACAAGCTCGGCTACGACCAGCTCAAGGGCTACATCGGTGAGGCAGGCCGCCAGTGGGCCGAGTTCGGTGCCCGCAAGCCCGTTCTCCGCAagctcgccgtcatcgtcctgTCCGTCTTCGTTCTCTTTACACTATTCGGCGCTCTGGCCCCCACGTACGCGCCGGCTTACGACCCCACCAAGTTGACCAACGAGGTCACAAACCGCTTCAAGACGGGTGCCCAATAA
- a CDS encoding uncharacterized protein (SECRETED:SignalP(1-21~SECRETED:cutsite=ALA-VP~SECRETED:prob=0.8880)~EggNog:ENOG503PDY9), translating to MVMLPFVLVPVCCWLAAPALAVPTVGAVGSPQVRTDSYFTALRPLSYSLVEHVPSVDPVYPIHRASKAAGEGLWRQQWLSVAEMAGGSIRDVVLLADLADPIPSILVLNMAEPSTGEMLNIFHSPQG from the exons ATGGTAATGCTGCCATTTgtcctcgtccccgtctgctgctggcttgctgcgcctgccctcgccgttCCGACGGTGGGCGCAGTGGGCTCGCCGCAGGTGAGAACTGACTCG TACTTCACGGCTTTGAGGCCCCTCTCTTACTCTTTAGTCGAGCATGTCCCCTCTGTCGACCCGGTATATCCTATTCACAGAGCGTCCAAGGCCGCAGGCGAGGGACTGTGGCGCCAACAGTGGTTGTCTGTTGCCGAAATGGCAGGAGGCTCTATCCGTGATGTGGTCTTACTGGCGGATCTCGCCGATCCCATCCCGTCAATCCTCGTGCTTAACATGGCCGAGCCCTCGACCGGAGAGATGCTCAACATATTTCACTCGCCGCAGGGGTGA